A genomic segment from Bradyrhizobium sp. CB1015 encodes:
- a CDS encoding F0F1 ATP synthase subunit epsilon: protein MATFHFDLVSPEKLAFSGEVDQVDIPGVEGDFGVLAGHAPVVAAIRPGILTVTTGGRHEKVIVLGGLAEVSEKGLTVLADVATSLDELDRAQFAETIAEMEEGLKEHEGDELDQAIARLDHFKSIQQQLSSTAMH, encoded by the coding sequence ATGGCCACCTTCCACTTCGATCTCGTCTCCCCGGAAAAGCTCGCCTTCTCGGGTGAGGTCGATCAGGTCGACATCCCAGGCGTCGAGGGTGATTTCGGCGTGCTGGCCGGACACGCGCCGGTCGTCGCTGCGATCCGCCCGGGCATTCTCACCGTCACCACCGGCGGCCGGCACGAGAAGGTCATCGTGCTCGGCGGCCTCGCCGAAGTCTCCGAGAAGGGCCTGACCGTGCTCGCGGACGTCGCGACCTCGCTGGACGAGCTCGATCGTGCACAGTTCGCCGAGACGATCGCGGAAATGGAAGAGGGACTGAAGGAGCACGAAGGCGACGAGCTCGATCAGGCCATCGCGCGGCTCGACCATTTCAAGAGCATCCAGCAGCAGCTCAGCTCCACGGCCATGCATTAA
- the atpD gene encoding F0F1 ATP synthase subunit beta, whose product MATAATQIGRVTQVMGAVVDVQFQGHLPAILNSLETKNGNNRLVLEVAQHLGESTVRTIAMDATEGLVRGQEVTDTGQPISVPVGDGTLGRIMNVIGEPIDEAGPIKSEGTRAIHQEAPTYTDQSTEAEILVTGIKVVDLLAPYAKGGKIGLFGGAGVGKTVLIQELINNVAKAHGGYSVFAGVGERTREGNDLYHEFIESKVNADPHNPDPSVKSKCALVFGQMNEPPGARARVGLTGLTVAEHFRDQGQDVLFFVDNIFRFTQAGSEVSALLGRIPSAVGYQPTLATDMGALQERITTTQKGSITSVQAIYVPADDLTDPAPATSFAHLDATTVLSRAISEKGIYPAVDPLDSTSRMLSPLVVGEEHYAVARQVQQVLQRYKSLQDIIAILGMDELSEEDKLTVARARKIERFLSQPFHVAEIFTGSPGKFVELADTIKGFKGLVEGKYDHLPEAAFYMVGTIEEAVEKGKKLAAEAA is encoded by the coding sequence ATGGCTACAGCAGCCACACAGATCGGTCGCGTTACCCAGGTCATGGGCGCCGTCGTCGACGTGCAGTTCCAAGGCCACCTCCCGGCCATTCTCAACTCGCTGGAGACCAAGAACGGCAACAACCGCCTGGTGCTGGAAGTCGCGCAGCATCTCGGTGAGTCGACCGTCCGCACCATCGCGATGGACGCCACCGAAGGTCTGGTGCGCGGCCAGGAAGTGACCGACACCGGTCAGCCGATTTCGGTTCCCGTGGGTGACGGTACGCTGGGCCGCATCATGAACGTCATCGGCGAGCCGATCGACGAGGCCGGCCCGATCAAGTCGGAAGGCACCCGCGCCATCCACCAGGAAGCGCCGACCTATACCGACCAGTCGACCGAAGCCGAAATTCTCGTCACCGGCATCAAGGTCGTCGATCTGCTCGCTCCGTATGCGAAGGGCGGCAAGATCGGCCTGTTCGGCGGCGCCGGCGTCGGCAAGACCGTGCTGATTCAGGAGCTGATCAACAACGTCGCCAAGGCGCACGGCGGTTACTCCGTGTTCGCCGGCGTCGGCGAGCGTACCCGCGAGGGCAACGACCTCTATCACGAGTTCATCGAGTCCAAGGTCAACGCCGATCCGCACAATCCAGATCCGAGCGTGAAGTCGAAGTGCGCGCTGGTGTTCGGTCAGATGAACGAGCCGCCGGGCGCCCGCGCCCGCGTCGGCCTGACCGGTCTGACCGTCGCCGAGCACTTCCGCGACCAGGGCCAGGACGTGCTGTTCTTCGTCGACAACATCTTCCGCTTCACGCAAGCGGGTTCGGAAGTGTCGGCGCTGCTCGGCCGTATTCCTTCGGCGGTGGGTTATCAGCCGACGCTCGCGACCGACATGGGCGCGCTGCAGGAGCGCATCACCACCACGCAGAAGGGGTCGATCACCTCGGTGCAGGCCATCTACGTGCCGGCCGACGACTTGACCGACCCGGCGCCCGCGACCTCGTTCGCGCACTTGGACGCCACCACGGTGCTGTCGCGCGCGATCTCGGAAAAGGGCATCTATCCGGCGGTGGACCCGCTCGACTCGACCTCGCGCATGCTCTCCCCGCTGGTCGTCGGCGAGGAGCACTACGCCGTCGCCCGTCAGGTCCAGCAGGTGCTGCAGCGCTACAAGTCGCTTCAGGACATCATCGCCATTCTCGGCATGGACGAGCTTTCGGAAGAGGACAAGCTGACGGTGGCCCGCGCCCGCAAGATCGAGCGCTTCCTGTCGCAGCCGTTCCACGTCGCCGAGATCTTCACGGGTTCGCCCGGCAAGTTCGTCGAGCTCGCCGACACCATCAAGGGCTTCAAGGGCCTGGTCGAAGGCAAGTACGACCACCTGCCGGAAGCCGCCTTCTACATGGTCGGCACCATCGAAGAAGCCGTCGAGAAGGGCAAGAAGCTGGCGGCGGAAGCCGCCTAA